A genome region from Sardina pilchardus chromosome 22, fSarPil1.1, whole genome shotgun sequence includes the following:
- the scd gene encoding acyl-CoA desaturase isoform X1 — translation MTETEGGTTKHRNGDAATDALPRDDVFDDTYKEKDGPKPPRTIVWKNVILMSLLHIGSLYGLLLIPSAASMTLAWSVLCFLISALGVTAGAHRLWSHRSYKASLPLKIFLASANSMAFQNDIFEWARDHRVHHKYSETDADPHNALRGFFFAHIGWLLVRKHPDVIEKGRKLELSDLKADKVVMFQRKYYKPSVLLMCFFVPMFVPWYFWGETLWIAYFVPALLRYTMVLNATWLVNSAAHMWGNRPYDIKINPRENPWVTFSAIGEGFHNYHHTFPYDYATSEFGCRLNVTTCFIDLMCFLGLAKDCKRVASETVEARAKRTGDGSVRSG, via the exons ATGACTGAAACGGAGGGGGGAACTACCAAACACAGAAATGGAGATGCGGCTACTGATGCATTGCCAAGGGATGATGTGTTCGACGACACGTATAAAGAAAAAGATGGTCCTAAGCCTCCAAGGACAATAGTGTGGAAAAACGTCATTTTGATGTCTTTATTGCATATAGGCTCTCTATATGGGTTATTACTCATTCCATCCGCTGCTTCTATGACCTTGGCGTGGT ctgTTTTGTGCTTTTTGATAAGTGCTTTGGGAGTAACTGCAGGAGCACATCGACTCTGGAGTCATCGGTCCTACAAAGCCTCATTACCTCTGAAAATATTTCTTGCCTCTGCGAACTCGATGGCCTTCCAG AATGATATTTTTGAGTGGGCCCGGGATCACCGAGTCCACCATAAATACTCAGAGACGGACGCCGACCCCCATAATGCCCTGCGGGGATTCTTCTTCGCCCACATTGGCTGGCTCCTGGTGCGAAAGCACCCCGATGTTATCGAGAAGGGACGCAAGCTGGAGCTCAGCGACCTGAAGGCTGACAAAGTGGTCATGTTTCAGAGGAA GTACTACAAGCCCTCAGTGCTCCTGATGTGTTTCTTTGTGCCGATGTTCGTGCCTTGGTACTTTTGGGGCGAGACCTTGTGGATTGCCTACTTCGTCCCCGCGCTGTTGAGGTACACCATGGTGCTCAACGCCACCTGGCTGGTCAACAGCGCTGCCCATATGTGGGGGAACCGGCCCTATGACATCAAAATCAACCCCAGGGAGAACCCATGGGTCACCTTCAGCGCAATAG GCGAAGGATTCCACAACTATCATCACACTTTTCCCTATGACTATGCAACGAGTGAGTTCGGCTGCAGGTTAAACGTCACAACCTGTTTCATTGACTTGATGTGTTTCCTGGGCCTGGCAAAGGACTGCAAGCGAGTTGCCAGCGAGACGGTCGAAGCACGTGCCAAGCGCACTGGCGATGGAAGTGTTCGGAGTGGCTGA
- the scd gene encoding acyl-CoA desaturase isoform X2, with amino-acid sequence MTSHFISLSPLSLSLSLSLLAVLCFLISALGVTAGAHRLWSHRSYKASLPLKIFLASANSMAFQNDIFEWARDHRVHHKYSETDADPHNALRGFFFAHIGWLLVRKHPDVIEKGRKLELSDLKADKVVMFQRKYYKPSVLLMCFFVPMFVPWYFWGETLWIAYFVPALLRYTMVLNATWLVNSAAHMWGNRPYDIKINPRENPWVTFSAIGEGFHNYHHTFPYDYATSEFGCRLNVTTCFIDLMCFLGLAKDCKRVASETVEARAKRTGDGSVRSG; translated from the exons ATGACAtctcatttcatctctctctctc ctctctctctctctctctctctctctctcttagctgTTTTGTGCTTTTTGATAAGTGCTTTGGGAGTAACTGCAGGAGCACATCGACTCTGGAGTCATCGGTCCTACAAAGCCTCATTACCTCTGAAAATATTTCTTGCCTCTGCGAACTCGATGGCCTTCCAG AATGATATTTTTGAGTGGGCCCGGGATCACCGAGTCCACCATAAATACTCAGAGACGGACGCCGACCCCCATAATGCCCTGCGGGGATTCTTCTTCGCCCACATTGGCTGGCTCCTGGTGCGAAAGCACCCCGATGTTATCGAGAAGGGACGCAAGCTGGAGCTCAGCGACCTGAAGGCTGACAAAGTGGTCATGTTTCAGAGGAA GTACTACAAGCCCTCAGTGCTCCTGATGTGTTTCTTTGTGCCGATGTTCGTGCCTTGGTACTTTTGGGGCGAGACCTTGTGGATTGCCTACTTCGTCCCCGCGCTGTTGAGGTACACCATGGTGCTCAACGCCACCTGGCTGGTCAACAGCGCTGCCCATATGTGGGGGAACCGGCCCTATGACATCAAAATCAACCCCAGGGAGAACCCATGGGTCACCTTCAGCGCAATAG GCGAAGGATTCCACAACTATCATCACACTTTTCCCTATGACTATGCAACGAGTGAGTTCGGCTGCAGGTTAAACGTCACAACCTGTTTCATTGACTTGATGTGTTTCCTGGGCCTGGCAAAGGACTGCAAGCGAGTTGCCAGCGAGACGGTCGAAGCACGTGCCAAGCGCACTGGCGATGGAAGTGTTCGGAGTGGCTGA